In Flavobacterium endoglycinae, one DNA window encodes the following:
- a CDS encoding DUF7948 domain-containing protein, whose translation MKKKFTSLLLLLFILGFSQSKNQSVGFKENKGQIIDQKGKLNSAVKYLLNTGGLNVQLKQNGFSYDVYEVKKTPISPSKDPRNSRESISHFHNKPKDETEYNLEYTFHRIDIDFLNSNLKVELIAEQESADFDNYYNVPNKPEGIHGVHQYKQITYKNIYPNIDVVFTIPADPNKTVEYNFIIRPKGKISDIQLKFSGAETDLVDNKIQMNVRFGKMEETLPASWIEDREGKKEITVAYNKIKKNVYGFRSLNSSEGKTIVIDPVPTRLWGTYYGGNDGDFSSAICNDKSNNVYFSGYTRSTINIATIGSIPESTSYTYYNGIGFVTKFDPDGVRIWGTYYSVIPSTIKVDSNYNLYFTGTEDIEAANVTTPGSHQPSKTMYDYSTAYLVKLNSLGVREWGTYYGDGQFDLGNDLCFDSFNNVYLVGKTQSLNKISTIGSYQPTHAAGYLDSDGYIVKFNPQGVRVWGTYFGGTGNDDIRSCNISDDGFLYITGNTTSTDNIATPNSYEPTFIGYGSAMIAKFTLNGMRVWGSYCNGSRYSTITKSVIKQNYMYLIGKTDSHTSLISNNTFNPAFQTSSFWLGYDFNSYIIKFDLDTQKQVWGTYFGEIIQDVVVNSKNKVIIEGVTDITSGIATIDAYSTVPQYGDAYMIKLDENGQREWGTYYGGNFTEGTNGAADVNNKISLDELDNIYLVGNTKSSKGISTPGAHQEQYTLNSLGAIYNVYLAKFQDCLSNPQITSNSPICIGKTLELKASGGTTYLWTGPNGFTSTDQNPTITNASTLNSGEYSCLITGTGGCDDTKKVNVVIGDIEAPRPDLATLPAITGDCNTTVTTIPTATDACAGVITGTTTDPLSYVLPGTYTIVWNYDDGNGNISHQNQTVNITSQPLPTANSLQTFCVEQNATLNEIQITGQNIKWYSNLTGGTLVSSTTVAQDKATYYASQTINGCESERVPVKINIQVTLPPTGNGTQSFCTAQNPTIANIQVTGNSIKWYDAQTNGSLLTETTNLVNGKTYYASQTENNCEGSRLGITVSIVNTPSAPSGNATQSFCKSENATLSNIQISGQNIKWFDTNLSASVLPNTTLLENNKTYYASQTVGCESDRTPILVQIYDTPLPIGNDNQQFCIDEIATIENIQITGTNIKWYDVAVNGNILSNTDLLQSTTYYATQTLNNCESKRFAVTVKIQDTQIPIADSPQQFCIQKNAKIRDIKIIGQNIKWYQTASSTIGLSETTELADGITYYASQTSSNCESDKIPVTIHILEATTPDCIHFVDELPYPKFFTPNNDGYNDTWTIDFIYLAPNTGIRIFDRYGKLIKELRLDASWDGTYLGHQEPASDYWFTVTRLNGQEFRGHFSLKR comes from the coding sequence ATGAAAAAGAAATTTACATCTTTATTATTACTGCTTTTTATTTTGGGTTTTTCTCAAAGTAAAAACCAATCTGTAGGTTTTAAAGAAAATAAAGGCCAGATTATAGATCAAAAAGGAAAGCTGAATTCTGCTGTAAAATATTTATTGAACACAGGAGGATTAAATGTTCAATTAAAACAAAATGGTTTTTCGTATGATGTTTATGAAGTAAAAAAGACTCCAATTTCTCCATCTAAAGATCCAAGAAATTCAAGAGAATCTATTTCGCATTTTCATAATAAACCAAAAGACGAAACTGAATACAACTTGGAATATACATTCCACAGAATAGATATCGATTTTCTAAATTCAAATTTAAAAGTTGAATTAATTGCTGAACAAGAATCTGCCGATTTTGACAACTATTACAACGTTCCCAACAAACCAGAAGGAATACATGGTGTTCATCAATATAAACAGATTACGTATAAAAATATTTATCCAAATATTGATGTTGTTTTTACCATTCCTGCTGATCCAAATAAAACAGTCGAATACAATTTCATAATTCGTCCAAAAGGAAAAATTTCTGATATCCAGTTAAAATTTTCTGGCGCCGAAACAGATTTAGTCGATAATAAAATCCAGATGAATGTTCGTTTTGGAAAAATGGAAGAAACACTTCCGGCAAGCTGGATTGAAGATCGAGAAGGCAAAAAAGAAATTACTGTTGCCTACAATAAAATAAAAAAGAATGTTTATGGATTTCGTTCTTTAAATTCATCCGAAGGAAAAACTATTGTGATTGATCCAGTTCCAACCAGACTTTGGGGAACTTATTATGGAGGAAATGACGGGGATTTTTCATCTGCTATTTGCAACGATAAAAGTAACAATGTTTACTTTTCCGGTTATACGCGAAGTACAATAAATATTGCTACTATAGGCTCAATTCCAGAATCAACTTCTTACACATATTATAACGGAATTGGATTTGTTACAAAATTCGATCCAGACGGAGTTAGAATATGGGGAACATATTATTCCGTTATTCCATCAACAATTAAAGTCGATTCTAATTATAATTTATACTTTACAGGAACAGAAGATATTGAAGCAGCAAATGTAACGACTCCTGGTTCACATCAACCTTCAAAAACTATGTATGATTATTCAACAGCATATTTAGTAAAATTAAATTCTTTGGGAGTAAGAGAATGGGGTACTTATTACGGCGATGGACAGTTTGATTTGGGAAATGATCTTTGTTTTGACTCTTTTAACAACGTTTATCTAGTAGGAAAGACTCAGAGTCTTAACAAAATTTCGACTATTGGAAGTTATCAGCCTACTCATGCTGCAGGTTATTTAGATAGTGACGGCTATATTGTCAAGTTTAACCCCCAAGGAGTGAGAGTTTGGGGCACATATTTTGGAGGCACTGGCAATGATGATATTCGCTCATGCAATATTTCTGATGATGGCTTTTTATACATAACAGGAAACACTACAAGTACAGACAATATTGCAACACCCAACTCTTACGAGCCAACTTTTATTGGTTATGGTTCGGCTATGATTGCAAAATTCACATTAAACGGGATGAGAGTTTGGGGTAGCTACTGCAATGGCAGCAGATATTCAACGATAACTAAATCAGTAATTAAACAAAATTATATGTATTTAATTGGTAAAACTGATTCACATACCAGTCTAATAAGCAACAATACATTTAATCCTGCTTTTCAAACTTCTTCATTTTGGTTGGGGTACGATTTCAACAGCTATATTATCAAGTTTGATCTCGATACTCAAAAACAAGTTTGGGGTACTTACTTTGGAGAAATTATACAAGATGTAGTAGTTAACTCAAAAAACAAAGTTATAATTGAAGGTGTGACCGATATTACTAGCGGAATTGCAACAATAGATGCCTATTCAACTGTTCCCCAATATGGAGATGCATACATGATAAAACTTGATGAAAATGGACAAAGAGAATGGGGAACTTACTATGGCGGAAATTTTACTGAAGGAACTAATGGGGCAGCGGATGTAAATAATAAAATATCTTTAGATGAATTAGACAATATATATTTGGTTGGAAATACAAAAAGTTCAAAAGGAATTTCTACCCCTGGAGCACATCAGGAACAGTACACATTGAACTCTTTAGGTGCAATTTATAATGTTTACCTTGCTAAATTCCAAGACTGTCTTTCAAATCCTCAAATAACAAGTAATTCCCCTATTTGCATAGGCAAAACATTAGAACTAAAAGCTTCCGGAGGAACTACTTATTTATGGACAGGTCCAAACGGATTTACATCAACAGATCAGAATCCTACAATTACAAATGCCTCAACACTAAATAGTGGAGAATACAGTTGTTTAATTACTGGAACAGGCGGTTGTGACGATACTAAAAAAGTAAATGTAGTAATTGGCGATATCGAAGCTCCAAGACCAGATTTAGCGACTCTTCCAGCAATAACAGGAGATTGCAATACTACTGTCACAACAATCCCAACCGCTACTGATGCTTGTGCAGGAGTAATAACTGGAACAACTACTGATCCTCTCTCTTACGTGTTGCCAGGTACTTATACAATAGTTTGGAATTATGATGATGGAAATGGAAATATTTCGCATCAAAATCAAACGGTTAATATTACAAGTCAGCCATTACCAACTGCAAATTCTCTACAGACTTTTTGCGTTGAGCAAAATGCGACATTAAACGAAATTCAAATTACGGGACAAAACATTAAATGGTATAGTAACTTAACAGGTGGAACACTTGTATCAAGTACAACAGTCGCTCAAGACAAAGCAACGTATTATGCTTCACAAACCATAAACGGATGCGAAAGCGAAAGAGTTCCTGTTAAGATTAATATTCAGGTTACATTGCCTCCAACAGGAAATGGCACTCAATCATTTTGTACAGCACAAAATCCAACAATTGCCAATATTCAAGTTACTGGAAATTCCATAAAATGGTATGACGCACAAACCAATGGCTCTTTGTTGACCGAAACTACAAATCTGGTTAATGGAAAAACCTATTATGCATCGCAGACAGAAAATAATTGTGAAGGTTCAAGGTTAGGAATTACCGTTTCAATTGTAAATACGCCTTCTGCTCCTTCCGGAAATGCTACTCAATCATTTTGTAAAAGTGAAAATGCCACCTTAAGCAATATTCAGATTTCGGGTCAAAATATAAAATGGTTCGACACTAATTTGTCGGCTTCGGTTTTACCGAATACCACTTTGCTTGAAAACAACAAAACGTATTATGCTTCGCAGACTGTCGGATGTGAAAGTGACAGAACACCAATTCTGGTTCAGATTTATGACACACCATTACCAATAGGAAATGACAATCAGCAATTTTGTATTGATGAAATTGCAACAATCGAGAACATTCAGATAACAGGGACAAATATAAAATGGTATGATGTTGCAGTAAACGGAAATATTTTATCAAACACCGATTTATTACAAAGCACAACTTATTATGCAACTCAAACATTGAACAACTGCGAAAGCAAAAGATTTGCAGTAACGGTAAAAATTCAAGACACACAAATACCAATTGCTGATTCTCCACAACAATTCTGTATTCAGAAAAATGCAAAAATTAGGGATATTAAAATAATAGGACAAAATATTAAGTGGTATCAAACAGCTTCATCTACTATTGGGTTATCCGAAACAACTGAACTTGCAGACGGAATCACGTATTATGCATCACAAACTTCCAGCAATTGTGAAAGCGACAAAATTCCTGTTACTATACATATTCTTGAAGCTACAACTCCGGATTGCATTCATTTTGTGGATGAACTTCCCTACCCTAAATTTTTTACCCCGAATAATGATGGCTATAATGATACATGGACTATTGATTTTATATATTTAGCACCAAATACCGGGATTAGAATTTTTGACCGCTACGGAAAGCTCATCAAAGAATTGCGATTGGACGCTTCTTGGGATGGGACATATCTTGGACATCAGGAACCAGCCAGTGATTATTGGTTTACGGTTACAAGACTAAATGGACAGGAATTTAGAGGACATTTTTCTCTTAAACGATAA
- a CDS encoding T9SS type B sorting domain-containing protein yields the protein MKKTLLFLFLLISTFCYSQENCNNGIDDDGDGKIDLNDSDCVCNKTTSILANPSFEEKTNCPYNLNDLSAVNSWVKGTQPSPDYINCEKQNAIYNKHLENFPDGDGIIRAEYKNSRKEYLATKLQTPLIAGTKYQLKLNIATLTSIYIDESNNKEFDFNYLEPVNITLFGCNNRDNLPLYTNSSPDTFDPSWIEIGHVTYQPQSVWGEITMTFTPSVNINSIMLGPPSGKLPPLFDTLETLAFLYDNLILNTSENFGVTISETGSFCNGNLQLTANITKNLNSNTTYQWYKDGIAINGATNKTNSISSIPSNIGAYSVKITNGNTCFVSSNFTINNSLLSPETIVVQPNCNNTKGSITVKETGLNYSFDNGKSWQTNPVFIPNGPGKYYVKTKSTAGCISSPSIITIIDPVLLDRPSFSIVQPTCNTNGSITITTPGSQYSFDDGLTWNTNPTKSNLPAGNYNIKIKNNLGCESYSQNVLLFIPHLDFPKYTFTVPSCTSGGSITITTSASEYSFDNGVTWTTNPTATNLPSGYYFIKIKDQNGCESNTPHEYIYLKKFYAPFPKVRSVAPSCANLGSITILTTAAEYSFDNGITWTTNPKAINLESGTYAVKTKNSLGCETEPLYVYLKPYFLPTPTYATVQSTCTTNGSITITTPAAAYSFDRGLTWTTNPIMTVPTVFSEYFISIKNEFGCTSDPQYVYMNPEINTGDTKYVINKQVTCDSGASITITSPAEEYSFDDGQTWSTNPTAVNLKASDYYLKTRNSNGCITYQTRVSIYDNYLSFPTCSVVQPECNKKGSITITTPAPFYSFDGGVTWGTSAAKSNLEEGNYYVVIKNAEGCTSLPFYIHLFPFYLPMPALDVTQPTVCGENATGSITIRTKADFYSFNDGATWSTNPTAENLPVDSEYRIKIKNSDGCVSENIYINFIPFDLRNAEYTYTNPTCNKGGSITITTQAPFYSFDGGQTWGTNPTALNLPPGFYYPKIKNEFGCVSPTYYSVNFTEPKLIYPDITVIQPKCGSPGSITVNTPAAQYSFDGGRTWSNSNKVLNIPASIYAENYYIIIKDETGCESYQSVIGIPAIFIETPEYTTTEPTCEKGGSISIDPIGDEYSFDNGMTWTKNPVSTDLDEGTYYIILKNKFGCQSYPKAVNISRFYLDEPSITLTQPNCESLGSIKFTSPAFEYSIDNGENWSSNPVFSNLKAGDYYLIIKSVLGCESSPKLLTLTDPDPAAQAPGILIQQPSSCTSSKGTITAVSTTAYQYSFDNGINWTSNNKVTGLDPGNYFVRIRNSAVACPSPAIKVTIDAPLDAITNPAYTAIQPTSCTNPFGSITILTPASKYSFDNGISWQTSTVSGNLTIGTYKIKIQNSAGCISDPVTVQINPPADYPFPPSYNSIQPNCIDSKGKINILSNASEYSFDNGITWTNNPASESLEPAEYYLKIKNSSGCISEAVKVIITKFINLTPLPETLNLQTFCVEQNATLNDIQITGQNIKWYSNLTGGTLVSNTTVVQDKATYYASQTINGCESERVPVKINIQVTLPPTGNATQSFCTAQNPTIANLQVTGNSIKWYDAVSNGSLLTAATNLVNGKTYYASQTENNCEGSRLGVTISIVNTPSAPTANATQSFCKSENATLSNIQISGQNIKWFDTNLSASVLPNTTLLENNRTYYASQTVGCESDRTPILVQVYDTPLPTGNNNQQFCIDEIATIENIQITGTNIKWYDAAVNGNILSDTDLLQSTTYYATQTLNSCESKRFAVTVKIQDTQIPIADSPQQFCIQKNAKIRDIKIIGQNIKWYETASSTIGLSETTELADGITYYASQTSSNCESDKIPVTIHILEATTADCIHFVDELPYPKFFTPNNDGYNDTWTIDFIYLAPNTGIKIFDRYGKLIKELRLDNSWDGTYLGHQEPASDYWFTVTRLNGKEFRGHFSLKR from the coding sequence ATGAAGAAAACTTTACTTTTTTTATTTTTACTTATTTCAACGTTTTGTTACTCTCAGGAAAATTGCAATAATGGTATCGACGATGATGGCGATGGAAAAATAGATTTAAATGACAGCGATTGTGTCTGTAATAAAACAACTTCAATTTTAGCCAATCCTTCTTTTGAAGAAAAAACAAATTGTCCGTATAATTTAAACGATTTAAGTGCCGTAAATTCATGGGTAAAAGGTACCCAGCCTTCACCTGACTACATTAATTGTGAAAAACAAAATGCTATATACAATAAACATCTTGAAAATTTTCCTGATGGTGACGGAATAATCAGGGCTGAATATAAAAATAGCAGAAAAGAATACCTCGCTACTAAATTACAAACTCCTTTAATTGCGGGTACAAAATATCAGTTAAAATTAAACATTGCTACGTTAACTAGTATCTATATAGACGAAAGTAATAATAAAGAATTTGATTTTAATTACTTAGAACCTGTTAATATTACCCTTTTTGGATGTAATAATCGTGATAATTTACCATTGTATACCAATTCTAGTCCAGATACTTTTGATCCAAGCTGGATAGAAATTGGGCATGTAACCTATCAGCCTCAATCAGTATGGGGAGAAATTACTATGACTTTTACTCCAAGTGTAAACATAAACTCAATAATGCTGGGGCCACCTTCAGGGAAATTACCGCCATTATTTGACACATTAGAAACATTGGCATTTCTTTACGACAATTTAATTTTGAACACTTCAGAAAATTTTGGCGTAACTATTTCTGAAACAGGATCTTTTTGTAATGGTAATTTACAACTAACTGCGAACATTACTAAAAATCTAAACTCAAACACTACTTATCAATGGTATAAAGATGGAATTGCTATAAATGGAGCCACAAACAAAACTAATTCAATATCATCAATACCATCTAATATTGGAGCTTATTCAGTTAAAATAACGAATGGAAATACTTGCTTTGTTAGTTCAAATTTCACCATAAATAATTCGCTTTTAAGTCCCGAAACAATTGTAGTTCAACCTAACTGTAATAATACTAAAGGAAGCATAACTGTTAAAGAAACTGGCTTAAATTATAGTTTTGATAATGGCAAATCCTGGCAGACCAATCCTGTTTTTATTCCAAATGGTCCAGGAAAATATTATGTTAAAACTAAATCCACAGCTGGATGTATTTCATCACCTTCTATTATAACTATTATTGATCCGGTATTGTTGGACAGACCTTCATTTTCAATTGTACAGCCAACATGCAATACTAATGGCAGTATCACTATTACGACTCCCGGATCACAATATAGTTTTGATGATGGATTAACATGGAATACGAATCCCACTAAAAGCAATTTACCGGCAGGAAATTATAACATTAAAATTAAAAACAATTTAGGTTGTGAGTCTTATTCTCAAAACGTATTACTTTTTATTCCGCATTTAGATTTCCCTAAATACACCTTTACAGTTCCCAGCTGTACTTCGGGAGGAAGTATAACTATTACAACGTCTGCATCTGAATATAGTTTTGATAATGGAGTCACATGGACAACAAATCCAACTGCAACAAATCTGCCTTCAGGATATTATTTTATAAAAATTAAGGATCAAAATGGATGTGAATCCAATACTCCTCATGAATATATTTATTTGAAAAAGTTTTACGCTCCTTTTCCAAAAGTAAGATCGGTTGCACCTTCTTGTGCAAATTTAGGTTCTATAACTATTCTAACCACTGCAGCTGAATATAGTTTTGATAATGGCATAACATGGACCACAAATCCTAAAGCGATAAATTTAGAATCTGGAACTTATGCAGTAAAAACTAAAAATAGCCTTGGCTGTGAAACTGAGCCATTATATGTTTATCTGAAACCTTATTTTCTTCCTACGCCGACTTATGCAACTGTACAATCTACCTGTACTACTAATGGAAGTATCACAATTACAACTCCTGCGGCTGCTTATAGTTTTGATCGCGGGTTAACTTGGACTACAAATCCAATAATGACAGTTCCTACTGTTTTTTCAGAATATTTTATTTCTATAAAAAATGAATTTGGCTGTACATCAGATCCTCAATATGTATATATGAATCCCGAAATTAATACTGGGGATACTAAATATGTTATAAATAAGCAAGTAACATGCGACTCAGGTGCAAGTATAACTATTACATCGCCAGCCGAAGAATATAGCTTTGATGATGGTCAAACTTGGTCTACAAATCCCACAGCTGTAAATTTAAAAGCTAGTGATTATTATTTAAAAACAAGAAACAGCAATGGATGTATAACTTACCAAACAAGGGTTTCTATCTATGATAATTATTTAAGTTTTCCAACTTGTTCGGTTGTACAACCTGAATGTAATAAAAAAGGGAGTATTACAATTACTACTCCGGCTCCATTTTACAGTTTTGATGGTGGAGTAACTTGGGGAACAAGCGCGGCAAAATCTAATTTAGAAGAAGGTAATTATTATGTTGTGATAAAAAATGCAGAGGGTTGTACTAGTTTACCCTTTTATATCCATCTTTTTCCATTTTATCTTCCAATGCCAGCCTTAGACGTTACCCAGCCTACTGTTTGTGGCGAAAATGCTACTGGAAGTATTACAATAAGAACTAAAGCTGATTTTTACAGCTTTAATGATGGAGCAACATGGAGCACTAATCCTACGGCTGAAAATCTTCCTGTTGATTCTGAGTATCGTATAAAAATCAAAAACAGTGATGGTTGTGTTTCGGAAAACATTTATATTAATTTCATACCATTCGACCTAAGAAATGCGGAGTATACTTATACAAATCCAACTTGTAATAAGGGAGGAAGTATTACTATAACAACTCAAGCCCCATTTTACAGCTTTGATGGAGGACAAACCTGGGGAACTAACCCAACTGCTTTAAATTTACCTCCCGGTTTTTATTATCCAAAAATCAAAAATGAATTCGGCTGTGTTTCCCCAACTTATTACAGCGTCAATTTTACTGAACCAAAATTAATCTACCCTGATATAACAGTTATTCAGCCTAAATGTGGATCACCGGGAAGCATTACAGTAAATACTCCTGCTGCACAATATAGTTTTGACGGCGGAAGAACATGGAGTAACTCAAATAAAGTTTTGAATATTCCAGCATCGATTTACGCTGAAAATTACTATATCATTATAAAAGACGAAACGGGCTGCGAATCTTATCAGTCAGTGATAGGTATTCCCGCTATATTCATAGAAACACCTGAATATACAACGACAGAACCAACATGTGAGAAAGGCGGAAGTATTTCTATTGATCCGATTGGAGATGAATATAGTTTCGACAATGGAATGACGTGGACTAAAAACCCGGTTTCTACTGATTTAGACGAAGGAACTTATTATATAATATTAAAAAATAAATTTGGATGTCAATCTTATCCAAAAGCGGTTAATATATCCCGATTCTATTTAGATGAGCCTTCAATTACGTTGACTCAACCTAATTGCGAATCTTTAGGAAGTATTAAGTTTACTTCACCAGCATTTGAATACAGTATTGATAATGGAGAAAACTGGAGTTCAAATCCTGTCTTTTCAAATTTAAAAGCTGGTGATTATTATTTAATAATTAAATCAGTATTAGGATGTGAATCCAGCCCTAAATTACTTACTCTTACCGATCCAGATCCTGCTGCTCAGGCACCCGGCATTTTAATTCAACAGCCAAGCAGCTGCACATCTTCAAAAGGAACTATTACGGCAGTATCAACAACTGCTTATCAATATAGCTTTGACAACGGAATAAACTGGACAAGTAATAATAAGGTAACAGGTTTGGATCCTGGAAATTATTTTGTTAGAATAAGAAATAGTGCTGTAGCCTGTCCTTCTCCTGCTATTAAAGTGACAATCGATGCTCCGTTAGATGCAATAACGAATCCTGCTTATACAGCTATCCAGCCCACAAGTTGTACTAATCCCTTTGGAAGCATTACAATTTTAACTCCAGCTTCAAAATATAGTTTCGATAATGGAATCAGCTGGCAAACCAGTACAGTTTCTGGCAATTTAACTATTGGAACTTATAAAATTAAAATTCAGAATTCAGCTGGTTGTATATCTGATCCCGTTACTGTTCAGATAAATCCTCCTGCAGATTATCCTTTTCCTCCTTCATATAATAGTATTCAGCCAAACTGTATTGATAGTAAAGGAAAGATAAATATTCTTTCTAATGCCTCAGAATATAGTTTTGACAATGGAATAACATGGACTAACAATCCAGCGTCAGAATCTTTGGAGCCAGCTGAATATTATCTAAAAATCAAAAATTCCAGCGGCTGTATTTCTGAAGCAGTAAAAGTAATTATAACAAAATTTATTAATTTGACACCTTTACCCGAAACATTGAATTTACAAACCTTCTGCGTTGAGCAGAATGCGACATTAAATGATATTCAAATTACGGGACAAAATATAAAATGGTATAGTAACTTAACAGGTGGAACACTTGTATCAAATACAACTGTAGTGCAAGATAAAGCAACTTATTACGCTTCGCAAACCATAAACGGATGCGAAAGCGAAAGAGTTCCCGTTAAGATTAATATTCAGGTTACATTGCCTCCAACAGGAAATGCCACTCAATCATTTTGTACAGCACAAAATCCAACAATTGCCAATCTTCAAGTTACTGGAAATTCCATAAAATGGTATGATGCAGTAAGCAACGGTTCGCTATTAACAGCAGCTACAAATCTGGTTAATGGAAAAACCTATTATGCATCACAAACAGAAAACAATTGTGAAGGTTCAAGATTAGGAGTTACTATTTCAATTGTAAACACACCTTCTGCTCCAACTGCAAATGCTACTCAATCATTTTGTAAAAGTGAAAATGCCACCTTAAGCAATATTCAGATTTCGGGTCAAAATATAAAATGGTTCGACACTAATTTGTCGGCTTCGGTTTTACCGAATACCACGTTGCTTGAAAACAACAGAACGTATTATGCTTCGCAAACTGTTGGATGTGAAAGTGACAGAACACCAATTCTCGTTCAGGTTTATGACACACCATTGCCAACAGGAAATAACAATCAGCAATTTTGTATTGATGAAATTGCAACAATCGAGAACATTCAGATAACAGGGACAAATATAAAATGGTACGATGCTGCAGTAAACGGAAATATTTTATCAGACACCGATTTATTGCAAAGCACAACTTATTATGCAACTCAAACATTGAACAGCTGCGAAAGCAAAAGATTTGCAGTAACGGTAAAAATTCAAGACACACAAATCCCAATTGCTGATTCTCCACAACAATTCTGTATTCAGAAAAATGCAAAAATTAGGGATATTAAAATAATAGGACAAAATATTAAGTGGTATGAAACAGCTTCATCTACTATTGGTTTATCCGAAACAACTGAACTTGCAGACGGAATCACATATTATGCGTCACAAACTTCCAGCAATTGTGAAAGCGACAAAATTCCTGTTACTATACATATTCTTGAAGCTACAACTGCGGATTGCATTCACTTTGTGGATGAACTTCCCTACCCTAAATTCTTTACCCCGAATAATGATGGCTATAATGATACATGGACTATTGATTTTATATATTTAGCACCAAATACCGGGATTAAAATTTTTGACCGCTACGGAAAGCTCATCAAAGAATTGCGATTGGATAATTCTTGGGATGGTACTTATCTTGGGCATCAGGAACCAGCCAGTGATTATTGGTTTACAGTTACAAGACTAAATGGAAAAGAATTTAGAGGACACTTTTCTTTAAAAAGATAA